In Tripterygium wilfordii isolate XIE 37 chromosome 15, ASM1340144v1, whole genome shotgun sequence, one DNA window encodes the following:
- the LOC120016270 gene encoding CASP-like protein 4A3 — translation MEPKTGLQNHNMKRSSSSNSESQSHLESPLRFHSPLQSDQGDPTDTPPYASPIASPEKPPPDNSKAIVSFDKYTQFSPHPSPFQPAGEKRLPQSQPPMVFNRAVKEDGPATATRVGHAVGDGRFDTTSSVPRTSIREDRLKMAELGFRISEVVLCLISFSVMAADKTQGWSGDSFDRYKEYRYSLSMNVIGFAYSGFQAYDLAYNLANGKHLLRHHLRRQFNFFMDQILAYLLISSSSSAATRVDDWQSNWGKDEFTEMASASVAMAFLAFLAFALSSLISGYNLFTA, via the exons ATGGAACCCAAAACCGGACTGCAAAACCACAACATGAAACGATCGTCTTCCTCCAATTCCGAATCGCAGAGTCACCTCGAATCGCCTCTCCGATTCCATTCACCTCTTCAATCTGACCAGGGTGATCCGACTGACACCCCTCCCTATGCATCCCCAATCGCATCACCGGAGAAGCCTCCTCCGGATAACTCTAAGGCTATCGTCTCCTTCGACAAGTACACCCAGTTCTCCCCGCATCCGTCCCCTTTTCAGCCGGCGGGGGAAAAGCGGCTGCCTCAGTCGCAGCCACCAATGGTGTTCAATAGAGCGGTGAAGGAGGATGGTCCAGCGACGGCGACGAGAGTGGGGCACGCGGTAGGGGATGGGAGGTTTGATACGACGAGTTCTGTACCGAGGACATCGATAAGAGAAGATAGGCTGAAGATGGCAGAGCTAGGGTTTAGAATTAGTGAGGTTGTTTTGTGCTTGATTTCGTTCTCTGTTATGGCTGCAGATAAGACTCAGGGTTGGAGTGGCGATTCCTTCGATCGCTACAAAGAATACAG GTATTCCTTGTCCATGAATGTTATTGGGTTTGCATATTCGGGGTTTCAAGCTTATGATCTGGCCTATAATCTAGCCAATGGGAAACATTTGTTACGCCACCATCTTCGTCGACAGTTCAATTTCTTCATGGATCAG ATATTGGCATATCTCCTgatatcatcatcttcatcagctGCAACACGAGTTGATGACTGGCAATCTAATTGGGGCAAAGATGAGTTCACTGAGATGGCTAGTGCATCAGTCGCGATGGCCTTCTTAGCGTTTTTGGCCTTTGCCTTGAGCTCCCTCATCTCTGGTTACAACCTATTCACCGCATAA
- the LOC120016269 gene encoding serine/threonine/tyrosine-protein kinase HT1-like has product MKNFPWFRQISNNGKSGRRLSLGEYNRAVSWSKYLVSPGAAIKGEGEEEWSADMSQLLVGNKFASGRHSRIYRGIYKQRDVAIKLVSQPEEDVDLAAVLDKQFTSEVALLFRLQHPNIITFIAACKKPPVFCIITEYLAGGSLRKYLHHQEPHSVPLNLVLKLALDIARGMQYLHSQGILHRDLKSENLLLDEYMCVKVADFGISCLESQCGSAKGFTGTYRWMAPEMIKEKHHTKKVDVYSFGIVLWELLTAMTPFDNMTPEQAAFAVSHKNARPPLPPACPVAFRQLINRCWSSNADRRPHFDEIILLLEFYAESLEEDPDFFSIYKPSSDLAIPRCLPTCIASRSSFFKSLQH; this is encoded by the exons aTGAAGAATTTTCCCTGGTTTAGACAAATCTCCAACAATGGGAAATCCGGGAGGAGGCTGTCTCTGGGAGAGTACAACAGAGCTGTTTCTTGGTCAAAATATTTGGTGTCACCAGGAGCAGCGATTaagggagaaggagaggaagagTGGAGTGCAGATATGTCTCAACTGTTAGTGGGAAACAAATTTGCATCTGGAAGGCATAGTAGGATCTATAGAGGGATATATAAACAGAGAGATGTTGCGATTAAGCTTGTAAGCCAGCCTGAGGAGGATGTAGACTTGGCTGCTGTGCTTGATAAACAGTTTACTTCAGAGGTCGCCTTGTTGTTTCGGTTGCAGCATCCCAATATCATCACT TTTATTGCAGCTTGTAAGAAACCTCCCGTGTTTTGTATAATCACTGAGTATTTGGCTGGAGGTTCATTGCGTAAATACCTCCACCACCAAGAGCCACATTCAGTTCCACTCAACCTGGTTCTAAAGTTAGCCCTTGACATTGCTCGTGGTATGCAATATCTTCATTCACAAGGAATACTTCATAGGGACCTAAAATCAGAAAATCTGCTGCTTGatgaatatatgtgtgtgaagGTCGCTGATTTTGGTATCTCATGCTTGGAATCTCAATGTGGTAGTGCGAAGGGATTCACAGGGACATATCGTTGGATGGCTCCTGAAATGATCAAAGAGAAGCACCATACCAAGAAAGTTGATGTTTACAGTTTTGGCATTGTGTTGTGGGAGCTTTTGACTGCAATGACACCATTCGACAACATGACTCCAGAACAGGCTGCTTTTGCAGTCtctcataag AATGCAAGACCACCATTACCTCCAGCATGTCCGGTGGCCTTTCGTCAACTCATTAACCGGTGTTGGTCAAGCAATGCGGATAGGCGACCGCATTTTGATGAGATAATTCTTCTTTTGGAATTTTATGCTGAATCCCTGGAGGAGGATcctgattttttttctatttacaAACCTTCCTCAGATCTTGCGATTCCGCGATGCTTACCTACATGTATTGCTAGCCGGTCTAGCTTCTTCAAAAGCCTACAACACTAA
- the LOC120016265 gene encoding protein KINESIN LIGHT CHAIN-RELATED 3-like, producing the protein MPGIGMEGINGDGFVNELNGNSAPGKENSDSCKYPKSSSRPQSPQSAGPRLPDAMVEPSIEQLYENVCDMQSSDQSPLTHRAGSDGEESRIDSELHHLVRGERREVEIMEEEVGEKPADDSQSNSPSNRENLSVGKKSGNLDNTKSPSTKSISSGLSKTAPQLQMESEVSSKLSPKGKKGKSPPEKPPTNNRNGKNLGKSNIGIASFKKRRNPPLGVQKSQNGTDDLDNPDLGPFLLKQARDLISLGDNAQKALELALRAAKSFEICANGKPSLELVMCLHVTAAIYCSLCQYDEAIPVLQHSIEIPVIEEGQEHALAKFAGHMQLGDTYAMLGHLENSIMCYITGLEIQKQVLGEMDPRVGETYRYLAEAQMQALHFDEAKKLCQMALDIHRENGSPASLEEAADRRLMGLICETKGDHEAALEHLVLASMAMVANGQETEVASVDSSIGDTYLSLSRYDEAIFAYQKALTSFKTTKGEHHPTVGSVFVRLADLYNKTGKVSDAKSYCENAVRIYEKPMPGIPPEEIASGLTDIATIYESVNELELAIAMLQKSLKIYNDAPGQQNTISGIEAQMGVLYYMLGNYSESYNSFNNAISKLRAKGEKKSAFFGIALNQMGLACVQRCAISEAVELFEEAKSILEQEYGPHHPETLGVYSNLAGTYDAIGRLDEAIEILEHVVGMREEKLGTANPEVDDEKRRLAELLKETGRVRSQRARSLETLLDANSHGANSNGIKV; encoded by the exons ATGCCTGGAATTGGTATGGAAGGGATCAATGGAGATGGATTCGTGAATGAATTGAATGGAAATTCTGCACCTGGTAAAGAAAATTCAGATTCATGCAAGTATCCTAAAAGTTCTTCTCGTCCTCAAAGCCCTCAAAGTGCGGGCCCTCGTCTCCCTGATGCAATGGTGGAGCCATCTATTGAGCAGCTGTATGAGAACGTGTGTGACATGCAGAGCTCTGATCAATCACCATTGACGCATAGAGCTGGGTCTGATGGGGAAGAGTCCAGGATTGATTCAGAATTACATCACCTTGTGAGGGGAGAAAGGAGGGAGGTGGAGATAATGGAAGAGGAAGTGGGGGAAAAACCTGCTGATGATAGTCAAAGCAACTCCCCGTCCAACAGGGAAAATTTGTCTGTTGGTAAGAAGTCAGGGAACTTAGACAATACCAAATCTCCAAGTACAAAATCCATTTCTTCAGGACTCTCAAAGACAGCCCCTCAGTTGCAAATGGAGTCTGAAGTATCATCAAAGTTGAGTCCTAAGGGGAAAAAGGGGAAAAGTCCTCCAGAGAAACCTCCCACTAATAACCGGAATGGTAAGAATTTAGGAAAATCAAACATTGGGATTGCTTCATTTAAGAAGCGAAGAAATCCTCCTTTGGGAGTTCAGAAATCACAGAACGGAACTGATGATTTAGATAATCCGGATCTTGGCCCTTTTTTACTTAAGCAAGCGAGGGATTTGATTTCATTGGGGGATAATGCTCAAAAGGCTCTTGAGTTAGCTCTTCGAGCAGCTAAGTCATTTGAAATTTGTGCAAATGGAAAACCCAGTTTAGAATTGGTCATGTGTTTGCATGTTACAGCAGCAATATACTGTAGCTTATGTCAGTATGATGAGGCAATTCCAGTTCTTCAGCACTCAATTGAGATTCCTGTGATTGAGGAAGGCCAAGAGCATGCCCTTGCCAAATTCGCTGGTCACATGCAATTGGGTGATACCTATGCAATGCTGGGCCACCTTGAGAATTCAATAATGTGTTACATTACAGGACTAGAAATCCAGAAACAAGTTCTTGGAGAAATGGATCCTAGAGTTGGTGAGACCTATAGGTATTTGGCGGAAGCTCAGATGCAAGCTTTGCATTTTGATGAGGCTAAGAAGCTCTGCCAGATGGCACTTGACATTCATAGAGAGAATGGTTCACCCGCTTCACTTGAAGAGGCTGCAGATCGGAGGCTCATGGGTCTTATATGTGAAACAAAGGGAGATCACGAGGCTGCTCTTGAGCATCTTGTTTTAGCCAGCATGGCCATGGTTGCTAATGGTCAGGAAACGGAAGTGGCCTCTGTTGATTCCAGCATTGGGGACACATACTTATCGTTGTCTCGCTATGATGAGGCTATTTTTGCTTATCAGAAAGCACTCACTTCTTTTAAGACCACCAAAGGAGAGCATCATCCAACTGTTGGGTCAGTATTTGTTCGTTTGGCTGATTTATATAACAAAACGGGGAAAGTAAGTGATGCAAAATCTTACTGTGAAAATGCTGTTCGAATTTACGAAAAGCCCATGCCTGGGATCCCTCCAGAGGAGATTGCAAGTGGTCTTACTGATATTGCCACTATATATGAATCAGTGAATGAACTTGAGCTGGCAATCGCGATGCTGCAGAAGTCACTGAAGATATATAATGATGCACCTGGTCAGCAAAACACAATTTCTGGAATTGAAGCCCAAATGGGTGTCTTGTACTATATGCTGGGGAACTACTCTGAATCTTATAATTCCTTTaataatgcaatttcaaagctcCGTGCAAAGGGCGAGAAAAAATCTGCCTTCTTTGGCATTGCTCTTAACCAAATGGGGCTTGCATGCGTACAGCGTTGTGCGATAAGTGAGGCTGTAGAATTGTTCGAAGAAGCCAAGAGTATTTTGGAGCAAGAGTATGGACCACATCACCCTGAAACTCTTGGGGTATACAGCAATCTTGCTGGCACCTATGACGCAATTGGCAG GTTGGATGAGGCAATTGAAATCTTGGAGCATGTTGTTGGGATGAGGGAAGAGAAGCTAGGGACAGCAAATCCTGAAGTCGATGACGAAAAAAGAAGGTTGGCTGAGTTACTGAAAGAGACAGGGAGAGTTCGAAGCCAAAGGGCCAGATCACTAGAGACCCTCCTTGATGCTAATTCTCATGGTGCAAACAGCAATGGCATTAAGGTATAA